Proteins co-encoded in one Metabacillus sp. KUDC1714 genomic window:
- a CDS encoding Gfo/Idh/MocA family protein codes for METSKIRLGMIGAGAIGSVHLNTFGKLTDEVIIQGITDVYLPLAEKRAEEYGINTVFNSAEELIHDPQIDAVIIGVPNKWHAPLAIQALKAGKHVLVEKPMGINSEAAKEIVRAQRESGKVVMVGHQMRWQWQFQQIKEQVEKGSLGKIYNAKTGWFRRKGIPGWGSWFTQKSEAGGGPLIDIGVHMLDIALYLMGNPKPVSVYGSTYAEFGPKKKGIGSWGTPYWNGQYDVEDLATALIKMEDGSTLSLEVSWAVHMDTSNEPFIHLMGSEGGASLSGNHAKILTEQFDRAIDIDLTPPVSEQDDRVQLSRHFIECIREGKQPITSAMSGLTNNLILDAIYESSITGREVVLDWNI; via the coding sequence ATGGAAACGAGTAAAATAAGATTAGGGATGATAGGTGCAGGAGCAATTGGGAGTGTTCACTTAAATACTTTTGGAAAACTAACGGATGAGGTCATCATTCAAGGCATTACTGATGTTTATTTACCACTAGCAGAAAAGCGCGCCGAGGAATATGGAATAAACACAGTGTTCAATAGCGCAGAAGAATTAATCCATGATCCACAAATAGATGCAGTCATTATTGGTGTACCAAACAAGTGGCATGCCCCATTAGCTATTCAAGCGTTAAAGGCAGGGAAGCATGTACTTGTTGAAAAGCCAATGGGAATTAATAGTGAAGCTGCTAAGGAAATCGTAAGAGCACAACGAGAATCTGGAAAAGTTGTCATGGTAGGTCATCAAATGAGATGGCAGTGGCAATTTCAACAAATAAAAGAACAAGTTGAAAAGGGATCACTAGGTAAAATTTATAATGCCAAGACTGGTTGGTTCCGTAGAAAAGGAATTCCTGGATGGGGTAGCTGGTTTACACAGAAGTCTGAAGCTGGTGGCGGGCCATTGATTGATATCGGGGTTCATATGCTAGATATAGCTCTTTATTTAATGGGAAATCCGAAGCCAGTATCCGTTTATGGTTCAACATATGCTGAATTCGGTCCAAAGAAAAAAGGAATTGGTTCTTGGGGAACGCCATATTGGAACGGCCAATATGATGTCGAGGACTTGGCAACTGCATTGATTAAAATGGAGGATGGTTCTACATTATCACTAGAAGTTAGCTGGGCCGTTCATATGGATACAAGTAATGAACCTTTTATTCACTTGATGGGCTCAGAGGGTGGTGCATCACTAAGTGGTAATCATGCAAAAATCTTAACAGAACAATTTGACCGTGCTATTGATATTGATCTTACACCACCTGTAAGTGAACAAGATGATCGTGTCCAATTAAGTAGACATTTTATTGAATGTATTCGTGAAGGAAAACAACCAATCACATCTGCAATGTCAGGATTAACTAATAACCTTATCCTGGACGCCATCTATGAATCTTCGATAACTGGTCGTGAAGTTGTGTTAGATTGGAATATTTAA
- a CDS encoding DUF3891 family protein, with protein MIVYEDKTSFVMTEQHEHALLSEGFAQHWKQEHFLGIDKRDSVLYAIAQHDRAWIDVDESPLWNDEAQVPFTFVDFPISLKLHFYKKGIDEIEEKNLYAALLCSIHYTQFFKELTNDKRIILFVNKEISRQKRLLNKLNLYETDKNLVFHYNLLKFCDNISLFVCMQEAGAIGDKVHNWFENGLTQPFSFFKEFAFHAVWKSQNEIMVNPFPFTEEFKLSIPLRHVPKDLVKQQGILKAFHDAPIQNRTVEIISK; from the coding sequence ATGATCGTTTATGAGGACAAAACTTCATTTGTCATGACTGAACAACATGAGCATGCATTATTATCAGAGGGTTTTGCACAACACTGGAAACAGGAACATTTTCTTGGGATTGATAAAAGAGATTCGGTTTTATATGCAATAGCTCAGCATGATCGTGCATGGATTGATGTTGATGAGTCACCTTTATGGAACGATGAAGCGCAAGTACCTTTTACCTTTGTCGATTTTCCAATCTCCTTAAAGCTGCATTTTTATAAAAAAGGAATCGATGAGATTGAAGAGAAAAATCTATACGCAGCTTTACTTTGTAGTATTCACTATACTCAATTTTTTAAAGAATTAACAAACGATAAAAGAATTATCTTATTTGTAAATAAGGAGATTTCAAGACAAAAGCGCCTTTTAAATAAGTTAAACCTCTATGAAACTGATAAAAATCTAGTTTTTCACTATAACTTGCTAAAATTTTGTGACAATATCTCACTTTTTGTATGTATGCAGGAAGCTGGTGCAATAGGTGATAAAGTGCATAATTGGTTTGAAAATGGTCTTACTCAACCATTTTCGTTCTTTAAAGAATTTGCTTTTCATGCTGTGTGGAAGAGCCAAAATGAAATAATGGTAAATCCGTTTCCTTTTACTGAAGAGTTTAAGCTTTCTATTCCTTTAAGACACGTTCCTAAAGATCTTGTTAAACAGCAGGGGATTCTAAAAGCATTTCACGATGCACCAATCCAAAATAGAACTGTTGAAATTATATCAAAATAA
- a CDS encoding sugar phosphate isomerase/epimerase family protein, whose amino-acid sequence MNNSIAVQLYTLHAECEKDFYGTLERVAGLGFNGVELAGYWGKEAEDLKATLDRLGLKAVSSHVPLERMEENLEAELEYLKAINCNNIVCPYLVEDRRGDYSQLAKSLNEIGKRSQQEGISLSYHNHDFELEKGDSVSHLEQLFADTNSEYVKAELDVYWLTLAGEDPLEWMEKYTGRMPLIHLKDMTTDSDRTFAELGTGGVDIEGVLKKSKETQIQWYVVEQDKCNRSPFESIEISINYLKTTLPKIG is encoded by the coding sequence ATGAACAATTCGATCGCTGTACAATTATACACTTTACATGCAGAATGTGAAAAAGATTTTTATGGAACATTAGAAAGAGTAGCTGGATTAGGTTTTAATGGTGTTGAATTAGCAGGGTATTGGGGAAAAGAAGCGGAAGATTTGAAGGCAACTCTTGATCGACTAGGCCTTAAAGCAGTTAGCAGCCACGTTCCACTAGAAAGAATGGAAGAAAACTTAGAAGCTGAACTAGAATATTTAAAAGCAATCAACTGCAATAATATCGTTTGTCCATATTTAGTAGAAGATAGACGTGGAGATTATTCACAATTAGCTAAAAGCTTAAACGAGATTGGAAAAAGAAGTCAGCAGGAAGGGATTTCATTAAGTTATCATAATCATGATTTTGAACTTGAAAAAGGTGATAGTGTTTCACATCTTGAACAACTTTTTGCTGATACAAATTCAGAGTATGTTAAAGCTGAATTGGATGTATACTGGTTAACTCTTGCTGGTGAAGATCCATTAGAATGGATGGAAAAATACACTGGGCGTATGCCACTAATTCATTTGAAAGATATGACAACAGATAGCGATAGAACCTTTGCTGAATTAGGTACTGGTGGAGTAGATATCGAGGGTGTTCTTAAAAAGAGTAAGGAAACACAAATCCAATGGTATGTTGTCGAACAAGATAAATGTAATCGTTCTCCTTTCGAAAGTATTGAAATAAGTATCAACTATTTAAAAACTACATTACCTAAAATCGGATAA
- a CDS encoding response regulator: MARILIVDDAKFMRMTLSNILIKANHEVVGEAENGVEAIELFVKEKPDLVTLDITMPEKNGIEALKEIKQDYPQAKIIMCSAMGQQKMVVEAIEAGAKDFIVKPFDENRVIEAVNRVLG, encoded by the coding sequence ATGGCTAGAATTTTAATTGTTGATGATGCCAAGTTTATGAGAATGACGTTATCAAATATATTAATAAAAGCGAATCATGAGGTTGTCGGAGAAGCTGAAAATGGGGTAGAAGCTATTGAACTTTTTGTAAAAGAAAAGCCAGATTTAGTTACTTTGGATATTACGATGCCAGAAAAGAATGGAATTGAAGCACTTAAAGAGATCAAACAAGATTATCCTCAAGCTAAGATTATTATGTGTTCAGCAATGGGTCAACAAAAAATGGTTGTAGAAGCTATAGAAGCAGGAGCAAAAGATTTTATTGTTAAGCCCTTTGATGAAAATCGCGTTATAGAAGCGGTTAACCGTGTACTAGGTTAA
- a CDS encoding sugar phosphate isomerase/epimerase family protein gives MLRGITKAGLGQIKDDKRFIELAAEFGFQSVDLDAKSFIDEYGLAGAKDILQENGIEIGAIGLPVEWRQTTDIFSEGLGDLVATAKAAAELGCKRCCTYILPSTDLKAARLMSLAVKRLRICSDVLSAYGIRLGLEYVGPHHLRKTWKNPFIWSQDETLELIDAIGLSNVGLLLDSYHWYTTGLTSKDLVKLKENQIVHVHINDAYNLPTEKLKDNDRLYTGEGVIDLSLFLQSIKQTGYSGPVAQEVLTPSMPTQPVEELFRRSKLGFDKVFSQI, from the coding sequence ATGTTAAGAGGTATAACAAAAGCGGGGTTAGGGCAAATAAAAGATGATAAACGGTTTATTGAATTAGCAGCTGAATTTGGTTTTCAATCTGTTGATCTTGATGCGAAAAGTTTCATCGATGAATATGGTTTGGCTGGAGCGAAGGATATCTTACAAGAAAATGGGATTGAAATAGGTGCAATTGGTCTTCCAGTTGAATGGCGTCAAACAACTGATATCTTTTCTGAAGGATTAGGAGATTTAGTGGCTACTGCAAAAGCAGCTGCTGAACTAGGATGTAAACGCTGTTGTACGTATATTTTGCCTTCAACTGACCTTAAAGCCGCAAGACTGATGAGTCTTGCAGTAAAACGATTAAGAATTTGCTCTGATGTTTTAAGTGCGTATGGGATAAGATTGGGTTTAGAGTATGTCGGACCACATCATTTAAGAAAAACCTGGAAAAATCCATTTATTTGGTCACAAGATGAGACTTTAGAGTTAATAGATGCAATTGGGTTATCTAATGTTGGCCTCTTGCTTGATTCATATCATTGGTACACTACAGGATTAACAAGTAAGGATCTTGTAAAATTAAAAGAAAATCAAATTGTCCATGTACATATTAACGATGCTTACAATCTGCCTACTGAGAAACTAAAAGATAATGATCGCTTATATACAGGGGAAGGAGTTATTGATTTATCCTTATTTCTGCAAAGCATTAAACAAACTGGTTACTCTGGGCCAGTTGCTCAAGAAGTCCTTACACCGAGTATGCCAACACAGCCAGTTGAAGAGCTTTTTAGAAGGTCAAAGTTAGGTTTTGATAAGGTATTTAGTCAAATCTAA
- a CDS encoding helix-turn-helix domain-containing protein translates to MMIVGKRLRELRVSKGLSLNEVGGAISISTLDKLERGESKNFNCNHLLVLSHFYQVSPMYLLGLDEMTYHIEPKWIVLIKKLKKNNLTPRDVIKCVEKEIDVSMRNRRA, encoded by the coding sequence ATGATGATTGTCGGTAAAAGGTTGAGAGAATTAAGAGTGAGTAAAGGCTTATCGTTAAATGAAGTCGGAGGTGCAATTAGTATTTCTACTTTAGATAAGTTGGAAAGAGGGGAAAGTAAAAACTTTAATTGTAACCATCTACTTGTGTTATCACATTTTTATCAAGTGTCACCCATGTATTTATTGGGGTTAGATGAAATGACATATCACATTGAACCTAAATGGATTGTGTTAATTAAAAAATTGAAGAAGAATAATTTGACACCAAGAGATGTAATAAAGTGTGTTGAGAAAGAAATTGATGTTTCGATGCGGAACAGGAGGGCTTAA
- a CDS encoding DUF3231 family protein has protein sequence MFHVSAMIAAGIGNYGTAMAASPRKDIAIKYASLIPEISLYAEDGANIMIKNEWLEEPPQTDDRKKLAKKEYE, from the coding sequence ATGTTTCATGTGTCTGCGATGATAGCTGCTGGAATTGGAAATTATGGAACAGCTATGGCAGCAAGTCCTAGAAAAGATATCGCCATTAAGTATGCTTCTTTAATTCCAGAAATTTCACTATACGCTGAAGATGGTGCAAATATAATGATAAAAAATGAATGGTTAGAAGAGCCGCCCCAAACAGACGATCGAAAAAAGCTTGCAAAAAAAGAATATGAATGA
- a CDS encoding DUF2621 domain-containing protein: MLEGWFLWFILFWVVFLISMFAIGGFFMFRKFLQRMPKEDGKSDLDWQDYYLEKTKHLWEQNEKDLLEDLVEPVPELFRDVARAKIAGKIGQLALKENAQSITLDLVIRGYILATPKRDHKFLIKRLNEKQIDFSAYKALF; the protein is encoded by the coding sequence ATGTTAGAAGGTTGGTTTTTGTGGTTTATCTTATTTTGGGTTGTTTTTCTTATCTCAATGTTTGCTATAGGTGGATTTTTCATGTTTCGAAAATTTCTTCAAAGAATGCCAAAAGAAGATGGGAAATCAGATTTAGACTGGCAGGATTATTATCTTGAGAAAACGAAACACCTGTGGGAACAAAATGAAAAGGATCTATTAGAAGATCTTGTTGAACCTGTCCCAGAGCTTTTTCGTGATGTAGCACGAGCAAAAATTGCTGGTAAGATCGGTCAACTTGCTTTAAAGGAAAATGCTCAAAGCATAACATTAGATTTGGTCATTCGCGGTTATATTTTGGCTACCCCAAAACGCGATCATAAATTTTTGATAAAAAGGTTGAATGAAAAACAAATTGATTTTTCAGCTTATAAAGCACTTTTTTAA
- a CDS encoding AraC family transcriptional regulator gives MTIFPMYLSSYPNMDTTFPFHLSINEIESTFPSHRHDYLEFSLVIGGNGFEIINGRKHKMEPGTFTFILPYQIHEIVAEKETPLLLVNCIFDLGLIHDLGLHSLLTDSGELELKPYLKLNEEHFFKMKQHLYEMLDEYRSNKSYKEVVLKAKMAEVLVLFERNRQVNHSSAFIKKRATKKGIIWDIIQYIHLHYDENITLSNIAKQFHVSIPYLSELFKEHVGLNFVHFIHEVRIRHACSLLTSTTIPVTEIALEVGYRSFQTFSRVFREQKKLTPTAYRKIHNRQEIKLDL, from the coding sequence TTGACAATATTCCCTATGTATCTATCTTCATATCCTAATATGGATACAACATTCCCGTTTCATCTTTCCATTAACGAAATCGAGTCCACTTTCCCTTCTCATCGCCACGATTACCTTGAATTTTCGTTGGTTATTGGAGGAAACGGATTTGAAATTATCAATGGAAGGAAACATAAAATGGAACCTGGAACGTTTACATTCATCCTCCCCTATCAAATACATGAGATTGTGGCTGAAAAAGAAACACCCTTATTATTAGTTAACTGTATTTTTGATCTTGGTCTCATCCACGATCTTGGTCTTCATAGTTTATTAACTGATTCTGGGGAATTGGAACTTAAACCATATTTAAAACTAAATGAGGAGCATTTTTTTAAAATGAAACAGCATTTATATGAAATGCTTGACGAATACAGGAGTAATAAATCATATAAAGAAGTTGTTTTAAAAGCAAAAATGGCTGAGGTATTAGTTTTATTTGAACGAAATCGTCAGGTAAATCACTCGTCTGCTTTTATCAAAAAACGAGCAACAAAAAAAGGCATCATATGGGACATTATTCAATACATCCATCTTCATTATGATGAGAATATAACTCTATCGAATATAGCAAAACAATTTCATGTCAGTATCCCGTACTTAAGTGAATTATTTAAAGAACATGTTGGACTTAATTTCGTTCATTTCATACATGAAGTACGAATTCGACATGCTTGTAGTCTATTAACATCCACGACAATTCCTGTCACAGAAATTGCTTTGGAAGTCGGATATCGATCCTTTCAAACCTTTTCTCGTGTATTTAGGGAACAAAAGAAGTTAACACCAACTGCTTACCGTAAAATACATAACAGACAGGAAATAAAATTGGATCTATAA
- a CDS encoding CcdC family protein, giving the protein MVTIISSFFAICMALFVLFIRIKSAKKPATAKKIILPPIFMSTGALMFIHPMFRVSAAEFFEALLVGMIFSILLIKTSNFEIREDNIYLKRSKAFAFILIGLLLIRIIMKSYLSNTIDVGELSGMFWILAFGMIVPWRIAMFFSFRRVKNQLDSSSNIPTI; this is encoded by the coding sequence TTGGTCACAATTATTTCATCATTTTTTGCAATTTGTATGGCTCTGTTTGTTTTATTCATTCGAATAAAATCAGCTAAGAAGCCTGCAACTGCAAAAAAAATTATTTTGCCACCGATATTTATGAGTACAGGTGCTTTGATGTTTATTCATCCAATGTTCCGCGTATCAGCCGCTGAGTTTTTTGAGGCTTTACTTGTTGGTATGATCTTTTCGATTCTTTTAATTAAAACATCGAATTTTGAAATTAGAGAGGATAACATTTATCTTAAACGATCAAAAGCTTTTGCTTTTATTTTGATTGGGTTGTTACTCATTCGTATAATCATGAAATCATATTTAAGTAATACAATTGATGTTGGAGAATTAAGTGGCATGTTTTGGATTCTTGCATTCGGGATGATTGTTCCTTGGAGAATCGCGATGTTCTTTTCTTTTAGAAGGGTGAAAAATCAGCTAGATTCTTCCTCTAATATACCAACAATTTAA
- a CDS encoding cytochrome c biogenesis protein CcdA: MADINIFLAFGAGFLSFISPCCLPLYPAFLSYITGVSVGELKTENALLQKRSLLHTIFFLIGFSSIFIALGFGTSLVGEIFHNYQDLIRQIGAILIIVFGLVIVGVFTPEFLMKERRFAFKNRPAGYLGSSLIGMAFAAGWTPCTGPILSAVIWLAATNPSSAMIYMIAYIGGFAVPFLVLSFFIGKLGWVKKYNLKIMKIGGYLMIVMGILLFFDLMTSIIILLTQLFGGFTGF, translated from the coding sequence ATGGCAGATATAAACATTTTTTTAGCATTCGGAGCAGGATTTTTATCATTTATTTCTCCTTGCTGTTTACCACTTTATCCAGCGTTTTTATCTTATATAACAGGCGTTTCTGTTGGGGAGCTAAAAACGGAAAATGCATTATTACAAAAGAGAAGTTTATTACATACGATATTCTTTTTAATCGGTTTTTCTTCTATTTTTATAGCCTTAGGGTTTGGTACATCTTTAGTAGGAGAGATCTTTCATAATTATCAAGATCTAATTCGTCAAATAGGTGCCATATTAATAATCGTATTTGGGTTAGTTATTGTTGGTGTTTTTACTCCTGAATTTCTAATGAAAGAGCGAAGGTTTGCATTTAAAAATCGTCCTGCAGGGTACTTAGGCTCATCCCTAATCGGAATGGCTTTTGCAGCAGGCTGGACTCCATGTACAGGGCCTATTCTATCTGCAGTTATTTGGTTAGCTGCAACAAATCCTAGCTCGGCAATGATCTATATGATAGCCTATATAGGAGGGTTTGCGGTACCGTTCTTAGTTTTATCATTCTTCATCGGAAAGCTTGGATGGGTTAAAAAGTATAATTTGAAAATAATGAAAATAGGTGGTTATTTGATGATAGTAATGGGTATATTACTATTCTTTGATCTAATGACATCGATTATCATTTTATTAACTCAATTATTTGGAGGCTTTACAGGATTTTAG
- a CDS encoding aspartyl-phosphate phosphatase Spo0E family protein, which translates to MSKHEMLKLIEKKRAELIDIVLKNGINSTISIQYSQELDILLNQYIKDDLTKKNRVYYS; encoded by the coding sequence GTGTCTAAACATGAAATGCTTAAACTAATTGAAAAGAAACGAGCCGAGCTTATTGACATTGTCCTAAAAAACGGGATAAATTCAACAATATCAATACAATATAGCCAAGAGTTAGATATTTTATTAAATCAGTATATTAAAGATGACCTTACAAAAAAAAATCGTGTCTATTATTCCTGA